DNA sequence from the Arthrobacter sp. V1I9 genome:
GAAGCTGTCCAGGGATTCCACCAGGGTGGACTGCTTCCGCCGGGCAAGGTCGAAGCGGGCAAGGCTGGGACGGGCATCCTTCTCGTCCCGGCTGGCTTTGCCGTCACCGGTGACGCCGGCCAATGCCCAGTCGAGCCACAACAGTGCGCCTTCCGCCGCCTTGAGCGACGTGTAGTTGCCCTGTGGCACGGGAACGCCAATGACGCGGTGGGCGAGCCCCTCCGGGTCCACCTTGACCTCCGCCACAGCAGCAGTCTCCTGCTTCGATTCCCCGTCTTCGTCGCCTGCCCCGTCCTTCCCTGCGTCCGAATCCACGGAAGGACCAAAGGGCGACGGCGTGTCAGCGGCCAGTGCCACGAGGTACGGCTTGATGGGGCTCGGGAAGGAAAGGTCAAAGGAGTGACCGTCGTACACGGGGTCAAAGCTGCGGTTGGAAAGGAACGCCAGGAACTTGCCGTCCGGGGTAAAGGCCGGGGAGGTATCGCAGAAGCGGCCATCGGTGACATCCACCGGGCCGGCTTCGGGCTCCGTTACCTTTGCCAGCCGGAGCCGGCTGCGGGAACCGAAGGACGTTACCGGTTCCGACCAGACCAGCCATTGCGAATCCGCCGACCAGGCCAGATCCGAGACGGTGCCTTCACCGATGCTGGCAACCAGTGTCAGTTCCCCGGTCCGGGTGTTGGCCGCATAAACCTCGCCGAAGGACGTGCCCAGTGCGAGCCAGCCGCCGTCCGGGCTTGCCTCCAGCGAGCTGGTGCGGGTGGGGCGGGGGAAGCCGATACGCGTTGCTGCGGCCGGAACCGCTGCCCCGGCGGCTGAGGGTGCGTTTTCCGGGGCGACGTCAGCCTGCTGGTCATCCCTCACTGCGGAAGCCTGACCGGCTCCTGCCAGGACCGCAGCCCCGGCGGCCGGAACGGGCTGCGGCAAGGCTGCCGCGGCCTCGTCCTTGCCGGGCGCTGACGCTGTAGCTTCGCCGCCCGGCTCCCCGGCAGTCGGCAAGGATGCCATGAGGGTGCCCGCGTCCGCTGTGCCGGGCACCGGGGCGGCGACGTCCTTGATGTACAGCGCCTCAACGCCGTCGTGGTCCGCCACATAGGCCAGCCGCCCGTTGCCGAGGGGCCTGGGAAGGCGGGCACGGACACCCGGCGTTGCTTCGATAATGCGCGAAGGGCCGTCCTTGTGCCGCAGCCAGTGGATGGTGCCGTGCGCTTCGACGGCGCTGGCCGCTCCAGCGCCGTCCGGAACCGCGGCGCCAAGATGCCGGGTGGTGTTGAGCAGGGCCGGGCGCCTTGACTGGGAGGCCGATCCCAGGCTGATGTCCAGCCGCTCCGGGTCAGAGTTCAGGTGGGCAAGGACCCAGAGCTCACCCGCAGATTCGAAGATGATGCGTTTGCCGTCCGTGCTGGCATGCCGGACGTAGAAGTCCTCATGGTCCGTATGCCTGCGCCTGTCCCTGCCGTTCGGGAGGACCGAGTAAACGTTGCCGTAGCCCTCATGGTCGGACAGGAATGCGATCCGGCCGTCCACCCACATGGGGTCAGCGAGGTTGCCGTCGAGGTCCGGCAACAGCCGCTCAAATTCCCCGTTGCCGTCGTTGTCCAGCCACAGTTTCCCTGCGGTTCCTCCACGGTAGCGCTTCCACCAGGCGGGTTCGCGGGAAAGCACGCTGCCCACCACTACCGGGCGCTCATCACCCACTTCGGGGCCGAAGGCAACCGACTCCACCGGCCCGAAGGGAAGTTCCTCGGCCCAGCCGCCCTCCAACGGGACACTGTAGGCGTGGGTATGCCGGCTTTCAGCCTGGCGGAAGGCGCTGGTGACCACCACTGAGCCTTTCGCGGTAAAGCCTTTTACCCTGGTGGTGCCGTGGCCAAAGTACGTGAGCTGCCGGTAGTCGCCGCCGTCCACCGCTGCAGATACAACTTCCGGCGCCGTTCCCTGCACCACCGTCCACACCAGCCGTCGTCCGTCCGGGGTGAAGCGGGGATTTCGGGCGGGCAGCTGGAGGGAGGAAACACGCCAGGCGCGGCCTCCGCCCAGGGGCGCAATCCATACGTCGTCCTCGGCCACAAAAGTGACCAGATCGCCGTGCAGGTGCGGGTAACGGAAGTAGCTGGAAGAGGTCATCGTTTGATCATAGTCAACCCCCACTTCGCTCTGTTGGAGGTGCCGCCGCCGCGCCCGCCGTGGTGTGATGGACCCCATGCGCATAGTCATAGCCGGCGCCTCCGGGCTGATCGGGACCCACATGTCGGCAACCTTCCGCCGTGCCGGCCACGAGGTTGTTTCCCTGGTCAGGCGGGAGCCGGCGTCGGCGGCGGAAGTACGGTGGGACCCTGCCGCCGGCCAACTGGACCCGACAGCGCTCACTGCAGCCGACGCCGTCGTTAATCTGTCCGGAGCCGGCATCGGGGACAGGCCATGGACGCGCAGGCGCGTCGAGGAGCTCTTCAGCTCTCGGGTGGACTCCACCCGCACGCTCACGCAGGCCATGCATCAGCTCGATTCTCCGCCCCCTGTTTTCATCAGCCAGTCCGGCTCCGGGTACTACGGCGACGCCGGCAACACGGTACTTCGGGAAAATGCGCCGCAGGGAGCGGGAACACTCGCCCGTATCTGCGGGGAGTGGGAGGCAGCAGCCGCGGCAGCTCCCCCCGGTGTACGGGTGGTGGTGACGCGCACCGGTGTGGTCCTCAGCCGTTCCGGCGGCGCCCTGGGCAGGCTGCTCCCCCTGATCCGGCTGGGTGTTGGTGGCCCCTTTGGCAACGGCCGCCAGTACTGGCCGTGGGTAACCCTGCCGGATGTATCTGCAGCTTTCCTCTTCCTGCTGGAGTCCCCGCTGAGCGGAGCGGTCAACCTCTGCGCCCCCGAGGACGCCGACGTGAACGCCGTGGTGGCTGCTTTGGCCCAGGCCCTGCACCGACCGGCCGTGCTGCGCGTTCCGGCGCCGGTACTGCGCCTGGTGATGCGCGATCTGGCCGACGAACTGCTGCTCGCCAGCCAGCGCATGGAGCCCGCGCGCCTGTCGTCTGCCGGTTTTAGATGGCAGCATCCATCACTCGCCCAGGCCGCGGAGTGGGTGGCCGGCAAGGGGTAGGAGCCGCTCCTTCTTGGGACCAGCCCTCGGGCCCGGCCCGGCCTCAGGTGCCGGGAAGGATTTCGCTGACCCGCCACCTGCCGTCGACCGAGACCAGCACCAGGCGGAGCCGCTGCCCGCCGGCAGCTGTTCCGGTTGCAACCACAGCGCCCTGGTCATCCTTCTCCTCATAACCGGACGAGGCTGAGGTAACAGCAACCACGGCGCGGGCCCCGGCCCTGGCCTCCTCCGTCTGCACGTGTGACAGAGTGGCGGAGAATCCGGAGAGGGTGTGGCCGGATTCCCGCAGCCGCCCGCCGATCCCGAGATCAGCTGCCGCCGCACCAGAACCCTGCTGGTTCACCTCATCAAGGAGTTCCAGCTTTCCAGTGCTGAAGGCCAGCGACCTCAACCGTGCGATGCCCTGGACGGCCACGGCAGGATCGGGAGATGCCGCCTGCTGCCTCGCAGCCTCTACCGCATCGGCCTGCCGGGCAGTTCCGCCAGGAGGGGCTTCGGTGACCGGGGCGGTGGCTGGGCCGGCAACTGAAGACCCGGACGGCAAACCCGGTCCGGTGGCCGTGCCCGCAGCACCCGACAGCCACCAGGCGGCAGCAACTGCAGCTGCAGCTGCGCAGGCAAGAACGCCTTTCCGCAGCTGCCGGTCACCCCGCGGCTGGGCGTGCCGCCCCCGCCGGTGGTCCTCCTGGTGGGCTGCAGGCATGACCATTTTCGACCCAGGAAAAGGCAGCTTTCCCGGGGCAACTAACGACCCCAACCATTTCGACGTCGTCAGCCGGCGCCGCAGCCCACGGACTCTCTCGCCGAGCCCGCTGCGGGGAGTCGGCGGCGCGTGCAGGCGGGTCACCAGTTCCGGCAGGACTGTGGGATGGACCGCCGGCGCCAGGTCCAGCGGCAGGGGTGACGCGCTCCGGTAGACGGCTGCAGCCAGGGAAGCCGCGGTGGGCCGAAGCCGCCGGTCCTCGTTCAGCCCGGACTCCAGGGCGGCGGCCAATTCCCTGGGGACGTCAGGAAGCAGGATGGACAGCGGCGGCCGGTCCGCAGTGCGCTGTGGAGGCACACCGGTGAGGCAGAACCAGCCCAGAGCCGCAACCGAATAGACGTCCCGTTCAGGTTGAAGGCCTGCCCGCACTGCGTCCACGGGCGCCGGATCCATAAACCCGGGTGTGCCTGTATTGGCTCCCGAGGCCGGGTCCCCCAGCATCCGGGCGATGCCGACGTCGGACAGCATCGGTCTGCCCTGGCCGGTGAACAGGACGTTGCCCGGTGAAACGTCGGAGTGGGTGAATCCTTTGCCGTGCAGGTACGCCAGGACCTGGGAGATGGGTGTCAGCACCGTCACCGTTTCCCCCACGCTGAGGTTTCCCCGGGCAGCTATCAGGCCTGCAAGGGACCCGCCCGGTGCGTAGTCCATGATCAACGCGGCGCGGCTTGCCGCGCCGCTGGCCAATGCCACAGTGTCGTGCGCTTTGATGAGATGCGGATGATCGAGGACGGACAGGATGCGGATCTCGCGTCGAATGCCTTCTGCACTCATCACTGCTCCCCGCGACGACCTGCGCGCGGCCGGGCGGAAGCACTTCAGGGCAAACTCCCGGCCGCTCCGTTCCTCCGTGACCAGCCATACCGACGAGCTGCCGCCGTGGCCCAGCAACCGCCCAACGGCATAACCGGAGACCGTCAACCCCTGCAAATCTTCCATGACCTATGTCTAGTCGAATCCGGCTGTGCGTGCAGAAGTTATCCACAGGGTCGGAGGCGGCCCGGACGAGCTCCGGACCGCACGGTGAGCTTAAGCACTAAACCGGGCGCGTGGCGGCCCAAGGTCTAAGCTGGATCTCATGACTCTTGAGTTTTCACAGCTGGGTCTTGCCCCGGATTTCGTCGACTACACCCGCGGCTGGGCCATCCAGAGCGAACTCCACGACAACGTCGTCGCCGGACAGGCCCCGAGCACAGTCCTCCTCCTCGAACACTCCCCGGTCTACACGGCCGGTAAACGGACCGAAGACCACGAGCGGCCTTTTGACGGCACGCCGGTGGTTCCGGTGGACCGTGGCGGCAAGCTTACCTGGCACGGACCCGGCCAGCTCGTGGGGTACCCCATCATCAAGCTGAAGAACCGGGCAGGGATCCGCGACTACGTCGAACGCCTCGAGTCGGTCATCATCAACGTCCTTGCCGACTACGGTATCCAGGCCGTGCGGATCACCGGCCGGGCGGGAGTCTGGATTGCAGCGGACGCAAAAGGCCCGGACCGGAAGATTGCCGCCATTGGCATCCGGGTCCACGAAGGCGTCACCATGCACGGGTTCGCCATCAACTGCAACAACGATCTCGCGCCGTACACCCAGATCATTGCCTGCGGAATTACCGATGCAGGCGTAACAACAATCGCCCAGGAAACCGGTTATGACGTCGCCCCGGCTGACCTCGTTTCCAGAATCACCGAAGAACTGCACAAGAATGCAGAGCGCCCTGGTCGCTACCCCCGAAGGAGCTCTACTGTGACACTGGCACCTGAAGGCCGGAAGCTTTTGCGCGTTGAACAGCGCAACTCTGCTGTCCCGGTGGAGCGCAAGCCGGAGTGGATCAAGGCCAAGGTCCAGATGGGCCCGGAGTTCGTCCAGCTCAAGAACCTGGTGAAAAAGGAAGGCCTGCACACGGTGTGTGAGGAGGCCGGCTGCCCCAACATCTTCGAGTGCTGGGAGGACAAGGAAGCCACGTTCCTGATCGGCGGCTCCGAGTGCACCCGCCGGTGTGATTTCTGCCAGATCGACACCGGCAAACCGTCCCCGGTGGACCGGTTCGAACCCACCAAGGTGGCCCGGTCCGTGCAGTCCATGCAGCTGCGCTACGCCACCGTCACCGGCGTGGCCCGCGATGACCTCGAGGACGAGGGCGTGTGGCTGTACGCCGAGACGGTCCGCAAGATCCACGAGCTGAACCCCGGCACCGGCGTGGAGCTGCTGATCCCGGACTTCTCCGGCAAACCCGAACACATCAAGGCGATCTGCGACTCCAAACCCGAGGTGTTCGCGCACAACGTCGAAACCGTGCCCAGGATTTTCAAGCGGATCCGGCCCGCGTTCCGCTACGAACGGTCCCTGGACGTCATCACCCAGGGCCGGAACCTGGGCATGGTCACCAAGTCCAACCTGATCCTGGGCATGGGCGAAACCCGCGAGGAAATCTCCGAAGCCCTCAAGGACCTGCACGAGGCCGGCTGTGACCTGATCACCATCACCCAGTACCTCCGCCCCTCCGAACGGCACCTGCCGGTGGACCGGTGGGTCAAGCCGCAGGAATTCGTGGACCTCCAGAACGAGGCCACCGAGCTCGGCTTCCTCGGCGTCATGAGTGGCCCGCTGGTCCGCTCCTCCTACCGCGCAGGCCGGCTCTGGGCCACCGCGATGCGGAAGAAGGGCTGGGAAATCCCCGCCGAACTCGCCCACATCGAGTCCTCCGGCACCACCCGCCAGGAAGCCAGCTCACTGCTCGCGGCACACTCCTGACTGAAAAAAGCTGCATCCCCGAAGGGCCGGCACCGGAGAACTCCGGTGCCGGCCCTTCGCTTTTGGTCACGTAGAATTGAGGCACTATGGCGAAATCCCCTGATTCCAGCAACCCCACTCCGGCGGGCTCAAGCGCAGTCAAGCGTGGCCTCTTCTCCCGCAAGCCGAAAGAAGCAAAGGCCAAGAAGCCCAGCCGGCTTAAGCAGATCGGCGAGGTCTTCAACATGACCCGCCGCCACGACCCCATGGTTCCGTGGCTTATGCTGCTGGTTTTCCTCGGCGTTGTGGCTGTCAGCTTCCTGGTGGGCTTCTGGCTTGAAAACTGGATCACGGGCCTGATCATCGGCATCCCGCTGGGTCTTTTGGGCGCCACGCTGATTCTCTCCCGCCGTGCCGAACGCGCGGCCTTCGCCCAAATAGAAAACCAGCCCGGCGCTTCCGGCGCCGCCCTGGGAACGCTGCGGCGCGGCTGGATCACCGAGGAACAGCCCGTCGCCGTGAATCCCCGCACGCAGGACGCCGTGTTCCGCGCCATTGGGCGTCCCGGCGTCGTGCTGGTCAGCGAAGGACCCACGCACCGGGTAAAGCCGCTGCTGGACGCCGAGCGAAAGCGCCTGGCACGCATCCTGCCCAACGTCACCGTGCACGTCATTGAAAGCGGCCGAGGCGAGGGCCAGGTCCCCATCAGCCAGGTGGCCAAAAAGATGGGCAAGATGAAGAAGGAACTGACCAAGCTTGAGGTGAATGCCGTATCCAAGCGGATCGCCTCACTGGGCAACAAGCTCCCCATCCCCAAGGGCATCGACCCCTACAAAGCCCGCCCCAACCGCGGACGCTAGAGCAAACGCCCCGGTTTCCGGCCTCTTGCCGGGACCGGGGCTTTTCTATGGCCAATGCTGCCCACCGACTACAGGACAGGACAAAGTGGAACAGGACAAGCTGCAACAGGACCAGATGGAATCTCCCGTGAGGAACGCAGTCCTCCGCGCCTTCCGGATTCTCGCGATCGCAGAAGCGTTCAGCTGGGCGGCGCTGCTGGCGGGCATGTACTTCAAGTGGATTGCGGGCACCACGGAGATTGGCGTTCAGGTGGCAGGACCCATCCACGGCGCCCTCTTTGTGGGTTACGGGATCGCCGCGCTTGCACTTTGGCGGCTTCAGCGCTGGCCCTTCGTGGTGGCCCTGTTCGCCGGCCTTTCCGCCGTCTTCCCGTTTGCCACGCTCTGGTTCGAGCGCTGGGCGGGAAAACGCGGGTACCTTGCGGCGACTACAGCCGGGATCCCGGCAGCCAAGGAAACCAGCCGCGCCTGAGGGCCGGGACTAGCGGCGCAGGAGCAGCGTGTCCATCGCTTTGTCGTGCAGGCCGCGGTGGTCCGGATCGAAGATGACGGCGGGAACCACCAGGCACAGCAGCAACGACCTCACCAGCGCAGCGAGCGGCCCCGGCGCTCCTCCGCCGGCCTTCACCACGTGGATGCCGGCGGCGCGGTGCCCGATGCTGTAGCCGAGCGTGCCCACCAGGAGGATCTGTTCGACGGCGAAGATCGCCAGGGTAGCCCACGAGTCGCCCGCGAAGGCGAAATTGCTGATCAGCAAGGCGACGGCCCAGTCGATCATCAGCGCGATGATCCTGCGGCCGGCCCGCGCAATGGAACCGGGTCCGGACTCCGGCAACCCCAGCCTCTCACCGGGATACTTCGAAATGCCCGAGGTGTCGGGGCCGGTGAGCCAGGAGCCAATATCTTTGCGATCTACCACCGTCCAAGTTTACCGGGTTCGGTTCGCCCACACTGTGGAAGCAGTTAGACCACAGTCTGGACGGCAGATAGCGTTGCCATAACAGGGCATTCTGTAACCTGCCCGAAACAATGTGGACACGGACGGGAAATGCCGCGTCCATAGGCTGTTAGCAGTTTCAAGCAAATCCCCCGGCAGGTGCTCACAGCAGGGAAACCTTGCGTTTTCCCTGCCTTCGGATTGCGCTGGATCAGATGGCTTTCACGCCAGATATTTACATATGCGTTAGGAGCATAGATGTTCACGACTGCGGACGAAGTCCTCAAGTTCATCAAGGACGAAGATATTAAGTTCGTCGATATCCGCTTCACCGATCTGCCGGGTGTCCAGCAGCACTTCAATGTGCCGGCCAAGAGCGTTGACGCCGACTTCTTCATCAACGGCCAGCTTTTCGACGGATCCTCCATCCGCGGCTTCCAGGGCATTGCCGAATCCGACATGCAGCTGATTCCTGACGTCACCACCGCGTTCCTGGACACCTTCCGCATGGAGAAGACCCTCGCGCTGAACTTCTCCATCGTCAACCCCCGTACGGGCGATCCGTACCACCGCGATCCCCGCGGCGTGGCTGAGAAGGCAGAAGCCTACCTCGCCTCCACCGGCATCGCAGACACCGCCTTCTTCGCTCCCGAAGCAGAGTTTTTCGTGTTCGACAACGTCCAGTACCAGTCCTCCCCGCAGGGCAGCTTCTACAAGATCGATTCCGAGGAAGCACACTGGAACACCGGCCGCGAGGAAGAGGGCGGAAACCTCGGTTACAAGACCCCCGTCAAGGGCGGTTACTTCCCGGTCTCCCCCACCGACAAGCAGGCCGACCTGCGCGACGCCATGTGTGTCGCCCTGGACGAAGCCGGCCTCGAGGTCGAGCGCAGCCACCACGAAGTTGGCTCCGCCGGCCAGGCAGAGATCAACTACAAGTTCACCACCCTGACCCACGCTGCCGATGACCTGCAGAAGTTCAAGTACGTCAT
Encoded proteins:
- a CDS encoding DUF4191 domain-containing protein, whose protein sequence is MAKSPDSSNPTPAGSSAVKRGLFSRKPKEAKAKKPSRLKQIGEVFNMTRRHDPMVPWLMLLVFLGVVAVSFLVGFWLENWITGLIIGIPLGLLGATLILSRRAERAAFAQIENQPGASGAALGTLRRGWITEEQPVAVNPRTQDAVFRAIGRPGVVLVSEGPTHRVKPLLDAERKRLARILPNVTVHVIESGRGEGQVPISQVAKKMGKMKKELTKLEVNAVSKRIASLGNKLPIPKGIDPYKARPNRGR
- a CDS encoding RDD family protein — translated: MVDRKDIGSWLTGPDTSGISKYPGERLGLPESGPGSIARAGRRIIALMIDWAVALLISNFAFAGDSWATLAIFAVEQILLVGTLGYSIGHRAAGIHVVKAGGGAPGPLAALVRSLLLCLVVPAVIFDPDHRGLHDKAMDTLLLRR
- a CDS encoding TIGR01777 family oxidoreductase produces the protein MRIVIAGASGLIGTHMSATFRRAGHEVVSLVRREPASAAEVRWDPAAGQLDPTALTAADAVVNLSGAGIGDRPWTRRRVEELFSSRVDSTRTLTQAMHQLDSPPPVFISQSGSGYYGDAGNTVLRENAPQGAGTLARICGEWEAAAAAAPPGVRVVVTRTGVVLSRSGGALGRLLPLIRLGVGGPFGNGRQYWPWVTLPDVSAAFLFLLESPLSGAVNLCAPEDADVNAVVAALAQALHRPAVLRVPAPVLRLVMRDLADELLLASQRMEPARLSSAGFRWQHPSLAQAAEWVAGKG
- the lipA gene encoding lipoyl synthase, which gives rise to MTLAPEGRKLLRVEQRNSAVPVERKPEWIKAKVQMGPEFVQLKNLVKKEGLHTVCEEAGCPNIFECWEDKEATFLIGGSECTRRCDFCQIDTGKPSPVDRFEPTKVARSVQSMQLRYATVTGVARDDLEDEGVWLYAETVRKIHELNPGTGVELLIPDFSGKPEHIKAICDSKPEVFAHNVETVPRIFKRIRPAFRYERSLDVITQGRNLGMVTKSNLILGMGETREEISEALKDLHEAGCDLITITQYLRPSERHLPVDRWVKPQEFVDLQNEATELGFLGVMSGPLVRSSYRAGRLWATAMRKKGWEIPAELAHIESSGTTRQEASSLLAAHS
- the glnA gene encoding type I glutamate--ammonia ligase, which gives rise to MFTTADEVLKFIKDEDIKFVDIRFTDLPGVQQHFNVPAKSVDADFFINGQLFDGSSIRGFQGIAESDMQLIPDVTTAFLDTFRMEKTLALNFSIVNPRTGDPYHRDPRGVAEKAEAYLASTGIADTAFFAPEAEFFVFDNVQYQSSPQGSFYKIDSEEAHWNTGREEEGGNLGYKTPVKGGYFPVSPTDKQADLRDAMCVALDEAGLEVERSHHEVGSAGQAEINYKFTTLTHAADDLQKFKYVIKNTADAWGKSVTFMPKPVFGDNGSGMHCHQSLWSNGEPLFYDEKGYAGLSDTARWYIGGLLKHADAVLAFTNPTVNSYRRLVKGFEAPVNMVYSQGNRSAGIRIPITGTNPKAKRIEFRAPDPSSNPYLAFAAQLMAGIDGIRNRIEPPAPIDKDLYELPAEEAKDIPKAPGTLEEALDALAADNEFLQAGGVFTQDLIDTWIEYKYENEIRPLSLRPNPYEFELYYGV
- a CDS encoding S41 family peptidase; the protein is MTSSSYFRYPHLHGDLVTFVAEDDVWIAPLGGGRAWRVSSLQLPARNPRFTPDGRRLVWTVVQGTAPEVVSAAVDGGDYRQLTYFGHGTTRVKGFTAKGSVVVTSAFRQAESRHTHAYSVPLEGGWAEELPFGPVESVAFGPEVGDERPVVVGSVLSREPAWWKRYRGGTAGKLWLDNDGNGEFERLLPDLDGNLADPMWVDGRIAFLSDHEGYGNVYSVLPNGRDRRRHTDHEDFYVRHASTDGKRIIFESAGELWVLAHLNSDPERLDISLGSASQSRRPALLNTTRHLGAAVPDGAGAASAVEAHGTIHWLRHKDGPSRIIEATPGVRARLPRPLGNGRLAYVADHDGVEALYIKDVAAPVPGTADAGTLMASLPTAGEPGGEATASAPGKDEAAAALPQPVPAAGAAVLAGAGQASAVRDDQQADVAPENAPSAAGAAVPAAATRIGFPRPTRTSSLEASPDGGWLALGTSFGEVYAANTRTGELTLVASIGEGTVSDLAWSADSQWLVWSEPVTSFGSRSRLRLAKVTEPEAGPVDVTDGRFCDTSPAFTPDGKFLAFLSNRSFDPVYDGHSFDLSFPSPIKPYLVALAADTPSPFGPSVDSDAGKDGAGDEDGESKQETAAVAEVKVDPEGLAHRVIGVPVPQGNYTSLKAAEGALLWLDWALAGVTGDGKASRDEKDARPSLARFDLARRKQSTLVESLDSFRLSGDLTKVVLISDKQVSVVPADKKADEDSGELVKVDLGRIRVMMDPLSVWGQAFDEAWRLQRDFFWTEDMAGQDWESVYKRYRPLVDRLGTHDDLVDLLWELHGELGTSHAYVRPAPVTENGSHGQGRLGADLAHTPAGWEITRILAGESSDPLATSPLTRPGVGARAGDIMLAIDGVPLSSTVTPAMQLVGAAGRAVELTLLNGAAHGESAGRQRRVAVVPVKDEERLRYQEWVASNRRTVREASGGTFGYLHIPDMMANGWAQLHRDLDTETALDGLIVDVRRNRGGHTSQLVAELIGRKVTGWSMPRAEKPRTYPHHAPRGPVIILADEFAGSDGDIITQVSKLRGIGPVIGTRTWGGVVGIDNRFALADGTGVTQPRYATWFGGGVGWSVENYGVDPDIEVTYPPHAYAAGRDPQLEYGIGALKEMIQELPTDRPPVREGYRRLRPAPLPPRQAAKRV
- a CDS encoding DUF3817 domain-containing protein, with amino-acid sequence MESPVRNAVLRAFRILAIAEAFSWAALLAGMYFKWIAGTTEIGVQVAGPIHGALFVGYGIAALALWRLQRWPFVVALFAGLSAVFPFATLWFERWAGKRGYLAATTAGIPAAKETSRA
- a CDS encoding serine/threonine-protein kinase — translated: MEDLQGLTVSGYAVGRLLGHGGSSSVWLVTEERSGREFALKCFRPAARRSSRGAVMSAEGIRREIRILSVLDHPHLIKAHDTVALASGAASRAALIMDYAPGGSLAGLIAARGNLSVGETVTVLTPISQVLAYLHGKGFTHSDVSPGNVLFTGQGRPMLSDVGIARMLGDPASGANTGTPGFMDPAPVDAVRAGLQPERDVYSVAALGWFCLTGVPPQRTADRPPLSILLPDVPRELAAALESGLNEDRRLRPTAASLAAAVYRSASPLPLDLAPAVHPTVLPELVTRLHAPPTPRSGLGERVRGLRRRLTTSKWLGSLVAPGKLPFPGSKMVMPAAHQEDHRRGRHAQPRGDRQLRKGVLACAAAAAVAAAWWLSGAAGTATGPGLPSGSSVAGPATAPVTEAPPGGTARQADAVEAARQQAASPDPAVAVQGIARLRSLAFSTGKLELLDEVNQQGSGAAAADLGIGGRLRESGHTLSGFSATLSHVQTEEARAGARAVVAVTSASSGYEEKDDQGAVVATGTAAGGQRLRLVLVSVDGRWRVSEILPGT